The following is a genomic window from Moorella sp. Hama-1.
AGAGACGGCTACAGATATTGCAGAGGTAACAGGGACCGGCCAATTCCAGGGAAGCCAGGTGCAAGGTGGCCCCGGCCGGGTAACCGCCTTCCGGCCTGGCTTCCTGCAAGGCCTGCCGCAGGATAAGGCTGCGCCTCTGGCTAACTAATGGCGTGGCCCTGGCCGGGGGGGGATCCACCCCCGGTATTCTAATTCCCCGGATCAGGGAACGGAAAAATTCCCGCCGGCCCATGGCTGCCGGCACCGTTGCCTTCCCGCCTGCCGGGCTCCCGGACGTTGCCGGGGCTACAGTTGCCCTTTGCACCAGGCGGTCTGCCGGCAGGTTCATGGCAGCCAGGGCCTTTTGCGCCCGCTCAAAGGATGCTCGGAAAACCCCAGCCCCTTTTTTACCCCAGGGACAGGCGGCGCACTCTTCCTGCTGATAAAGGAAAACCACCTTCCCCCTGACGGCCAGGGCAATCATAACCTCCGGGGCCACGGCCCCCAGGCAGGCGGCCAGAATCCAGTTATCCTTGCGCTTTTCTTCCCGGCTCCGGTTACAGGCAAAGACCGCCTGACCGGCAGCGGCGATGGCCTCCCGGCCCCGGGCCAGGAAAAAGGAGTGGGTGCGCTCCGGATCCTCCAGGGCCCCGGCCGGGCAGGCCACGGCGCAGAGGCCGCAACGCTGGCAGTCGGTTAGGCCGGGACGGCCCGTACCCAGATCAATACCATTGACCGGGCAGACCTCCTGGCAGTTACTACACTTGACCCAGGGCGACTTGCCCCTGATACAGGCCTCGGCCTCCAGGCGTACCTGGCCCAGGCCGGAAAGGCCTGCAGCAATAGTCTCGAGATCCACAGATTCCCCACCCCCGTTTCGCCTGAAAAAGCGGGCTGGTCAGCCCGCTTTAACTAAAATCCTCACTTATATTATCGTACTTTTACCGGGCGCGGTCAAGCCGGGGGGAAGTAAATACCTGTTTCAGAACTGGCCGACCATGGTATTGACGCCGGTGGCGTAGAAGAGGTAGCGGCTGGCCAGTTCGGCGACGACCAGGAGCACCAGGGCGCCGTAGAGCCACTGGCCCGTAAGGGCTGTGCCTTTACCGCTATAGGCCCGTAAGGCCAGGAAGGTAAAGACGAGGCCGCCGATTACCGCCAGGGCCTGGCTTAAGACCAGCACCGGCGCCGCTCCCAGGAGCAGCTCCGCCGTCGCCCGGGCCGCCGCCGGCCCGGCTCCCAGGGAGACCAGGTAGGGCGGTAGGCTGACCACCTGCAGGGCGATACCAATAACCGCCAGGATGGTCGTTGTTTTCAGCATCTGCTCCTGGCCTTCCCGCTGCGCCCGGTAGTTCAGGACGGCGTACAGGATGGCCCCCAGTACCAGGGCCGTGCTGTAGAAGGCGATATGGGTGTAGGCCGTCTCCCAGGCCGGCAGGATGGTGTGGACGTAGATGTTGGCCATGCTGATGAGGGCTATTACCCCGCAGAGACCGGCTACCCAGCCCAGGGCAGCCTTGCTTCCTTCACTTACCTGGGTCCGCACCTCGACATAGTAGCTAACCAGCCACAATACGAAGAACCCGGCGGAGAAGAAGATCTCCCGGCTGAGCCACGAGGTCTTCAGGTTCATGATGGCCCGCGGTGCTCCTAAGGGGCTCCCCAGGTGGCCCAGGGAGATGAGCATGCTGGCCGCCATGAGGATGCCCACCCACAGGAGAACCGGTTTTATTCCTTCCCGCTGTTTTGTGTTCAGGGCCTGGGCGACGATCATTAGGCCGACGCTCATCTGGGCCAGTAACGTAAAGAGAACCAGGGCCCATTCCTTGCCCATTAGCTTCTCCTCCCTTTCCTATTTCCCCAGGGCTGCATCCCGGTGGGGTGTAATTAATAGCGATGGTTTGGTAAGGTTGGGGTCAGGCAGGCCTTTAATCTGGTCAGTGCCGCCGTTTTTCTTTTTTAATTCGTCCAGGGGGCCGAAGTCCAGGACCCGCATGGGACAGGCCGCTACACAGGCCGGCGGTTCCCCTTGAGCCAGCAGGTCGCGGCAGAAGTCGCACTTGCCTACCTTGCCTGTTTTCGGGTTATACTGGGGCGCCCCGTAGGGGCAGCTCCACATGCAATAACGGCAACCGATGCATTTATTCTGGTCGACGAAGACGACGCCGTCCCCGGGCCGCTTCTGCATGGCCCCGGTGGGACAGTTCTTAACGCAAGGCGGATCCTGGCAGTGGTTGCAGCTCAAAGAGATCCAGTAGGCGTAAACATCGGCCTTGACGGCGTTGTTACCTACCTCAGTGTAACCGCCCCCGGCTATCTCATGGACCCGCCGGAAGAGCTGCCCTACCTCCAGGTCGTTTTTATCCTTGCAGGCGATCTGACAGGTAAAGCAGCCGATACAGCGGTCTTGCTGTACGTGAAAGCCTAGCTGTCCGGCCATTGCTACCACCTCCTATGCTTTCTCCACCTGGACTTGATTCGTATTCTGGGCATTGCCGAAGGCGAGGGGGTTAACCCGGTGCGAGGTGATGGTATTGATACAGCCCCTGCGGTCTATTCCCTTAGTATCGGGTGTAAACCAGCCGCCCTGGGGAATATCTATCACCCCGGGCATAAGCCGCGGTGTTACCCGGCAGGGCATGATGATTTCGCCGCGGTCGTTAAAAATGCGTACCATGTCACCATCTTTGATCCCCCTTGCCCCGGCATCCAAGGGGTTTAAAAAGGCCACCTGGGGCGCTGCTTCCTCCAGCCAGGAAACGTTGTCGAAAGTAGAATGGACGCGATGTTTGTAATGATGGCCGATGGCCTGCAGTGGATATTTTTTTCCTTCCTGGCTCCAGGGGCTTTCCCATTCCTCGATATATTTGGAGACAGCCGGAATTTCTTTAGGATTACCTTTATCATACATCCGCGGGTCGAAAATCTGAATCTTACCGGAAGGTGTCCCCAGGGGATGCTTTTCCGGATCCCGATAAAAATCCTCGAACCCTATGCCAGAACCCTCTTTGTCAGGGGGGAGCTTAAAAATACCCATTTTCTTAAAAGCATTGTAATCAGGAAACTCGGGTAGCTTTTGCCTGGCGGTTGCTACCATATCCTTTAGCCAGTCTTCTTCCTTTTTATCTTCGGTAAATTCCCTTTCCAGGCCCAGGCGCCGGGCCAGTTCAGTACAAATGTCCAGCATATGGCGGCATTCATACATCGGCTCAATAACTTTATTCAAAAAGATGGCGTAGGCGCTACCGGCAATATGGGATGTCGTTGAAGTAGTGACGTCATTACGCTCGAAATGGTGGGTGTCGGGCAACAAAATATCAGCATACCTGGCACTGGGGGTCATAAAAAGATCATGGACCACGATAAACTCTACTTTACTTGGGTCGCGGAGAATTTCATGGGTCCGCTTAATATTGGCATGCTGGTTGATTAACGCATTGCCAGCGTAATTCCAGATAAATTTAATATTACTCGGCAGGCGTTCCACTCCCACTACCCCATCCTGGGGTCCCATTTCTGTCCCCCGGATTATGGCATCGGTAAAAGTGTAGAAGGAGATCGTAGCTTTAACCGGGTTGTTGCCTGTGGGGTAAATACCCATAGGCACCGGAGGGCTGATCATATCGAGTCCTGGGCCGCTACCTGGTTTACCGCCATTACCGGTCATGGCGGCCAGCACCGGGATGCCCCGCACAATTTGTTCCCCGTAAGCCCTTCTTTGCATGCCCCAACCCTGCAATATCGTCATCGGTTTTATCCGGGCCATTTCCCGCGCTAGCTGGCGGATCCGGTTGGCCGGAATACGGGTAATCGGTTCAGCCCATTCCGGTGTTTTGGGCTGGCCATCCTGTTTCCCCAGAATATAGTTCTTATAACACTCCTGTGGTGGATAACCCGGCGGCATATGCTCTTCATCAAAGCCGACGGTATAACGGTTGAGAAATTCCTGGTCGTAAAGTCCCTCTCTGATCAGAACGTAAGCAATAGCCGACACCAGGGCCATATCCGTACCAGGTCGTATGTGAATCCATTCATCGGCCAAACTACCAACGGTATCGCTGTAACGTGGATCAATAACAATAATTTTAGCGCCTGCCTTTTTGGCCTGCTGTAAATACCAGGCGCCCCCGGCACCAGCCAGCTTTGTTTCGACAGGATTATGCCCCCAGAGTACAATTAAACGGGCATGACGCAGGTCTTTAGGGCTATTGCCTCCCAGGGCACCAAACATCATAGGGACGACATAATAATACTGGGCAGCACTATAGTTACCGTAATAATTCAAATAGCCTCCAAACAAGTTTAAAAGGCGCTGTAGCGGCCCTCCATAGGTGGGATATTCGGCATAACAATTATACAGGGTGGCGCCAATGGTACCGGAGGCATAGACATAATAAAAGGCTTCATTGCCATACCGCGCCTTTATTTCTTTCATTTTTGCAGCAATGGTATCCAGGGCTTCGTCCCAGGAGATGCGTTCAAATTTACCTTCACCCCGCTCACCCACCCGTTTCATGGGGTATTTAAGCCGATCCGGGTGATACAAACGCTTTAGCTGGGATCTCCCCCTCTGGCACGCCCGTACCTGGGGTACTTCAAAGGTATCCGGCCCCGCATCATCGGTACTCAGACGGGTAATTACCCCCTCCCTGACATGGGCTTTTAATAAACAGCGGCCGCCACAATTATGAATACAACTGGTGGGGACAACAAGTTCTTCCCCGGCTGAACCCCCTCTAAGACTGGTGACTGGTTTACCATCATCAACTCCGCCAGTTCGGCTACACCCCGTCAAGGCAAGACTCCCCCCGGCGATAGCGCTCCATTTCAAGAAGGTGCGCCGGCTCAACCGGGGATTTAATGATGTGCTCATAGCCTTTCACCTCACCTTTCTTTTCAGGTTTTGTTTGGGCTAATTATTTCCCTGACTTCGCGCCGATGCATGACGACGCCTTCCCCTGATAATAACTCCTGTGTTAACGTTCACTTGGACAAAGAACAATTCCATATCCCGGCCCCCTTTCCTTTAGCCCTGAGGCCAAACTCCGGGATCTGTTTTTGTTGTCAATTACAAATGCTTTACAGATGCCTTTCCTTTTTAACCCGGCAAAAAACTGTTGAGTATCAATTGAACTAGCGCTGGGAACATCCACACCCCTGAAGGAAATAACAAGGGCGCGGTTGCGGTCAGCTTTATGCCGGCCACGACCGCGCCCTATACTTCGTTAATGCCACGGTGTTCCTTGGACTGCCAATGATATCTGGTTACTATTTCATCTTGCGCCCATTACTTCCCTTGGGATCTCAATCCCAACCTGCCACCCACGATTTTGTTGAACTCGACAAGACAACATCCTGGTTTTCGCTAAATTCATCATAACCGTTAGTCCTAAAGGTCTTCTTCCAGATTAAACATCCCCGGCCGGGTCAAATCAACCTTCAACTCCCGCAGGTAGGCGCCATCGTCGCGGTCTTCCATGACGCTGGTGGAAATGCCCACCTCAATTCCCAGTCCGGCCAGGTCCTTGACTTTACTGACGTGAAACTCCAGGTAATGGTATTGCTTATTGTAGGTATAACCTTCGTAGCCAATTTTTTTAAAGGCCTGCAGCACCCGGGGGATGTCGTCGCTAAAGACATTGGCCGACTTATAAAAGAAATCCCGGGGGGAGAAATAGAGGGTGGCGGCTACCGGCCGGCCGTTGTTCTGCCGGTAAATCTGGGCGGTGTTTTTGTTCTCCAGGGAGCAATAATGCGCCCCCAGTTTCAGACCTTTGTCCAGGGCGAAGGCCATCAGGTCCAGGCACTCCCCTTCACTGCCGGACATCGGCAGGCCGCCGCCGTACCAGTAGTTATAAAGAATCCGGTAGGGGGGATTCTTGATCTTATACCCCTGCTCATTATAAGCGGCAACGTTATTAAAGGGAAAGCAAAATTCCAGAAGATTGATGCCGAAAATATCCAGGCAATCCAGTTCCATCAGGATTTCCTTCATGGGTTCCAGGGTGCCGGGCAGAACAGGCATCTCGACCATGACCCGGGGGATATATTCCCTGGCCAGGGCGATATGCTCATAGATTCTCCGCCGGACTTCCTCCTGGTCGTGGAGCCGGAGGCTGAAGCGGATCTCGTCTAGCCCGGCCTGTTGCAGCTGCGCCAGCATCTCTTTACCGGCTAGGTCGCCGGCAGTATAGAGCCTGGTATCTACACCCGGAAATCTCTCCCTGGCAGCGCGCAAAAAGGCCAATGCCTCCTCCGGGTGGAGGAGGGGTTCTCCTCCTGTCAGGGCTACATATTCGAGTTTCTGGCCGCTTCTCTGCAGCTCTGCCAATTCTGCCAGGCAATCCCGGTGATATTGGGTGTAGTACTCATAACCTTCCTGATTGGGGTTAAAGCAGAAGAAACAGCGGCGGGGGCACTGCAGGGAAATGAAAAAGGTCATACTCCCCTCCCCCTGCCGGCAGGCCAGGCAGGCCGGAGAAATGCGGTTTATATAGATACTCCTGGCATCGTTACGGCTAATGGCACCCCGCCGGGTTAAAACCGCCATCTTCTGCTGGATTTCCTCCCGGCCCTCCTTTTCCGCGACAGCGATACCAGTGTCCTTTACCTGCCGCATAAAGTCAGCGTATATCCGGACATACATGCCGGCGTACCTGGCCAGGGCGCGGTTCTTAATGTTCGCCAGGGTCTCCTGGTTAATATCTATAATCACGCCAGCACCCCCTCCTGAAACGGTCATGATTTATCCCAAACTATCCAACTTCAACCTTGCCAGTCTGGGCCCGTACCTGCCTCGTTTATCATCACTAACATAGCTGTCAAAATAAATACCCGGCAAGGTTCCCTGCCAGGTATGTTTTATTAAAGTTTAGTGAGCTTGTACGGATCATATTCGTTACACCTATATTATCGTACTTTCCTTACCAATGGTCAAGCCGGGGGGAAGTAAATACCTGTTTCAGAACTGGCCGACCATGATGTTGACGCCGGTGGCGTAGAAGAGGTAGCGGCTGGTGAATTCGGCCAGGATGAGGAGTACCAGGGCGCCGTAGAGCCACTGGCCCGTAAGGGCTGTGCCTTTACCGCTATAGGCCCGTAAGGCCAGGAAGGTAAAGACGA
Proteins encoded in this region:
- a CDS encoding DMSO/selenate family reductase complex B subunit, translated to MAGQLGFHVQQDRCIGCFTCQIACKDKNDLEVGQLFRRVHEIAGGGYTEVGNNAVKADVYAYWISLSCNHCQDPPCVKNCPTGAMQKRPGDGVVFVDQNKCIGCRYCMWSCPYGAPQYNPKTGKVGKCDFCRDLLAQGEPPACVAACPMRVLDFGPLDELKKKNGGTDQIKGLPDPNLTKPSLLITPHRDAALGK
- a CDS encoding 4Fe-4S binding protein — its product is MDLETIAAGLSGLGQVRLEAEACIRGKSPWVKCSNCQEVCPVNGIDLGTGRPGLTDCQRCGLCAVACPAGALEDPERTHSFFLARGREAIAAAGQAVFACNRSREEKRKDNWILAACLGAVAPEVMIALAVRGKVVFLYQQEECAACPWGKKGAGVFRASFERAQKALAAMNLPADRLVQRATVAPATSGSPAGGKATVPAAMGRREFFRSLIRGIRIPGVDPPPARATPLVSQRRSLILRQALQEARPEGGYPAGATLHLASLELAGPCYLCNICSRLCPTGALELDGGELKYTPARCNHCDLCLAVCPQHSLVRGADLTLEAIVKASTITLATAVEHHCAGCGETFQASTTATECLRCLFNHNLAGSVSGGGGA
- a CDS encoding DMSO/selenate family reductase complex A subunit: MSTSLNPRLSRRTFLKWSAIAGGSLALTGCSRTGGVDDGKPVTSLRGGSAGEELVVPTSCIHNCGGRCLLKAHVREGVITRLSTDDAGPDTFEVPQVRACQRGRSQLKRLYHPDRLKYPMKRVGERGEGKFERISWDEALDTIAAKMKEIKARYGNEAFYYVYASGTIGATLYNCYAEYPTYGGPLQRLLNLFGGYLNYYGNYSAAQYYYVVPMMFGALGGNSPKDLRHARLIVLWGHNPVETKLAGAGGAWYLQQAKKAGAKIIVIDPRYSDTVGSLADEWIHIRPGTDMALVSAIAYVLIREGLYDQEFLNRYTVGFDEEHMPPGYPPQECYKNYILGKQDGQPKTPEWAEPITRIPANRIRQLAREMARIKPMTILQGWGMQRRAYGEQIVRGIPVLAAMTGNGGKPGSGPGLDMISPPVPMGIYPTGNNPVKATISFYTFTDAIIRGTEMGPQDGVVGVERLPSNIKFIWNYAGNALINQHANIKRTHEILRDPSKVEFIVVHDLFMTPSARYADILLPDTHHFERNDVTTSTTSHIAGSAYAIFLNKVIEPMYECRHMLDICTELARRLGLEREFTEDKKEEDWLKDMVATARQKLPEFPDYNAFKKMGIFKLPPDKEGSGIGFEDFYRDPEKHPLGTPSGKIQIFDPRMYDKGNPKEIPAVSKYIEEWESPWSQEGKKYPLQAIGHHYKHRVHSTFDNVSWLEEAAPQVAFLNPLDAGARGIKDGDMVRIFNDRGEIIMPCRVTPRLMPGVIDIPQGGWFTPDTKGIDRRGCINTITSHRVNPLAFGNAQNTNQVQVEKA
- a CDS encoding dimethyl sulfoxide reductase anchor subunit family protein yields the protein MGKEWALVLFTLLAQMSVGLMIVAQALNTKQREGIKPVLLWVGILMAASMLISLGHLGSPLGAPRAIMNLKTSWLSREIFFSAGFFVLWLVSYYVEVRTQVSEGSKAALGWVAGLCGVIALISMANIYVHTILPAWETAYTHIAFYSTALVLGAILYAVLNYRAQREGQEQMLKTTTILAVIGIALQVVSLPPYLVSLGAGPAAARATAELLLGAAPVLVLSQALAVIGGLVFTFLALRAYSGKGTALTGQWLYGALVLLVVAELASRYLFYATGVNTMVGQF
- a CDS encoding radical SAM protein, encoding MIIDINQETLANIKNRALARYAGMYVRIYADFMRQVKDTGIAVAEKEGREEIQQKMAVLTRRGAISRNDARSIYINRISPACLACRQGEGSMTFFISLQCPRRCFFCFNPNQEGYEYYTQYHRDCLAELAELQRSGQKLEYVALTGGEPLLHPEEALAFLRAARERFPGVDTRLYTAGDLAGKEMLAQLQQAGLDEIRFSLRLHDQEEVRRRIYEHIALAREYIPRVMVEMPVLPGTLEPMKEILMELDCLDIFGINLLEFCFPFNNVAAYNEQGYKIKNPPYRILYNYWYGGGLPMSGSEGECLDLMAFALDKGLKLGAHYCSLENKNTAQIYRQNNGRPVAATLYFSPRDFFYKSANVFSDDIPRVLQAFKKIGYEGYTYNKQYHYLEFHVSKVKDLAGLGIEVGISTSVMEDRDDGAYLRELKVDLTRPGMFNLEEDL